One window of Botrimarina mediterranea genomic DNA carries:
- a CDS encoding M24 family metallopeptidase codes for MSTHEKRRANLRKLLRRQKVDALLVTSFHNVTYLTGFTGDDSYLLVTGDDAVLVTDPRYTTQLEDECPRLRLLVREPGERILPTTAKLLEKKSVGVLGFEEDSLTAGSLRQLKEEAPAVRFEGQAGLVESLRAVKDREEVEAIRHAAYVAKRAFNVVRAAWTPDATEADLARELEYQARRFGGKCLSFPAIVAAGPRAALPHASPTDAVVGDYDFTLIDWGVFAPLYASDLTRMVFHVEPSKKMQKVYSIVLEAQLAAIDAIRPGVKCEDVDAAARNVITKAGYGKEFGHGLGHGVGLEIHEGPRMGRNMPNELVPGMVVTVEPGIYLPGWGGVRIEDDVLVTKTGHELLSDVPKSIESSVL; via the coding sequence ATGTCGACACACGAGAAGCGGCGGGCGAATCTGCGGAAGCTGTTGCGGCGCCAAAAGGTAGACGCGCTGCTGGTCACCAGCTTCCATAACGTCACTTACCTGACGGGCTTCACCGGCGACGACAGTTATCTGCTCGTCACCGGCGACGACGCCGTCCTCGTGACCGACCCGCGCTACACGACTCAGCTAGAGGACGAGTGCCCCCGCTTGCGGCTGCTAGTGCGTGAGCCCGGCGAACGCATCTTGCCAACGACGGCAAAGCTCCTGGAGAAGAAATCCGTCGGCGTCCTTGGGTTCGAGGAAGACTCGCTGACGGCTGGTTCACTGCGGCAGCTCAAGGAAGAGGCGCCGGCCGTCCGGTTCGAGGGTCAGGCGGGGCTCGTCGAGTCGCTCCGCGCCGTCAAAGACCGCGAAGAGGTCGAGGCCATCCGCCACGCCGCCTACGTCGCCAAGCGGGCCTTTAACGTCGTGAGGGCGGCGTGGACACCCGACGCCACCGAGGCCGACCTGGCGCGCGAACTCGAGTACCAAGCCCGGCGTTTCGGCGGGAAGTGCCTTAGTTTCCCGGCGATCGTCGCCGCCGGCCCCCGCGCGGCGCTGCCTCACGCCTCGCCGACGGACGCCGTGGTGGGCGACTACGACTTCACGCTCATCGACTGGGGCGTTTTCGCGCCGCTCTACGCCAGCGACCTGACGCGGATGGTGTTCCACGTTGAGCCTTCGAAGAAGATGCAGAAGGTCTACAGCATCGTTCTGGAGGCCCAGCTCGCCGCGATCGACGCCATCCGGCCGGGCGTGAAGTGCGAGGACGTCGACGCCGCCGCCCGCAACGTCATCACCAAGGCTGGTTACGGCAAGGAGTTCGGCCACGGCCTGGGCCACGGCGTCGGCCTCGAGATCCACGAGGGGCCAAGGATGGGCCGCAACATGCCCAACGAGCTCGTCCCCGGCATGGTGGTGACCGTCGAGCCCGGCATCTACCTCCCCGGCTGGGGCGGCGTGCGGATCGAGGATGACGTGCTGGTTACCAAAACGGGCCACGAGCTGCTCTCGGATGTGCCGAAGTCCATCGAAAGTAGCGTGCTTTAG
- a CDS encoding DUF6807 domain-containing protein → MMASIGKVAVGDVATGDNSADSTSTPAISIESTPTGKRVSIDDQLFAEYLTDTGRQPAVWPIHGPSGQAMTRSWPLGPQQPSEEVDHPHHESLWFSHGGVNGHDFWAVAKGEPKTHIVHKKFVRSEVLDNAATIETANDWNAGGETIITDTRRLTFGLLGDAADSPRYIDFQIKLNASEGPATFADTKEGSFGIRVSGPLTVDNKLGGKIRNSRGETDGKAWGRPAEWVDYGGPLTATSEADQPTGGVVIMCHPESFRPVPRWHVRTYGLFAANPFGGDKDFPKGEPAQGAVTLDEDETLTLNYRVVFYDGDVAADKIQKWFDAFANAEAN, encoded by the coding sequence ATGATGGCTTCGATCGGCAAGGTTGCCGTTGGCGACGTTGCCACTGGCGACAACAGCGCCGATTCGACCTCGACGCCGGCGATCTCGATCGAGTCCACCCCTACCGGCAAGCGAGTGTCGATCGACGACCAGCTGTTTGCCGAGTACCTCACCGACACGGGCCGCCAGCCCGCCGTGTGGCCGATCCACGGCCCGAGCGGTCAGGCGATGACACGGAGCTGGCCCCTCGGTCCCCAGCAGCCTTCCGAAGAGGTCGACCACCCGCACCACGAGTCGCTGTGGTTCTCGCACGGCGGCGTCAACGGCCACGACTTCTGGGCCGTCGCCAAAGGCGAGCCCAAGACGCACATCGTTCACAAGAAGTTTGTTCGCAGTGAGGTGCTGGACAACGCGGCGACGATCGAGACCGCCAACGACTGGAACGCCGGCGGCGAGACGATCATCACCGACACACGGCGGCTGACGTTCGGCCTGCTGGGCGACGCGGCCGACTCGCCGCGTTACATCGACTTCCAGATCAAGCTCAACGCCAGCGAAGGGCCGGCGACGTTTGCCGACACGAAGGAAGGGTCGTTCGGCATCCGCGTTTCGGGTCCGCTGACGGTCGACAACAAACTCGGCGGCAAGATCCGCAACAGCCGCGGCGAGACCGACGGCAAGGCGTGGGGCCGACCCGCCGAGTGGGTCGATTACGGCGGGCCGCTCACCGCCACGAGCGAAGCCGACCAGCCGACTGGCGGCGTCGTCATCATGTGCCACCCCGAGTCGTTCCGACCCGTCCCGCGTTGGCACGTACGCACCTACGGTCTATTCGCCGCGAACCCCTTCGGCGGCGACAAGGACTTCCCGAAGGGCGAGCCAGCTCAGGGCGCCGTGACGCTCGACGAAGACGAAACGCTCACTCTGAACTACCGTGTTGTCTTCTACGATGGCGACGTCGCAGCCGACAAGATTCAGAAGTGGTTCGACGCGTTTGCGAACGCCGAAGCCAACTAA
- a CDS encoding inorganic pyrophosphatase yields MSFPQPFFRWRPHPWHGLEIGPQPPSIVHAYIELTPFDRVKYELDKKTGYLRVDRPNRTSAFAPTLYGFIPKTFCGKRVKALMPEASDGDRDPLDICVISERAITNPETIVNARIVGGLPMLDQGEADDKIIAVLENDQMWSGVNDVSELPKVLVDRLRHYFSVYKALTPDEAGRVKIDAAYGREHAELVVEAAIADYIEEFGE; encoded by the coding sequence ATGAGCTTCCCCCAGCCGTTCTTTCGTTGGCGCCCGCACCCTTGGCACGGACTTGAGATCGGCCCCCAGCCGCCGTCGATCGTTCACGCCTACATCGAACTGACGCCGTTCGACCGCGTTAAGTACGAACTGGACAAGAAGACGGGCTACCTGCGGGTCGATCGTCCCAACCGGACGTCGGCGTTCGCCCCGACGTTGTACGGCTTCATCCCGAAGACGTTCTGCGGCAAGCGGGTGAAGGCCCTCATGCCGGAAGCGTCGGACGGCGACCGCGACCCGCTTGACATCTGCGTGATCAGCGAGCGCGCGATCACCAACCCCGAGACGATCGTCAACGCCCGCATCGTCGGCGGGCTGCCGATGCTCGACCAGGGCGAGGCGGACGACAAGATCATCGCCGTCCTCGAGAACGACCAGATGTGGAGCGGCGTCAACGACGTGTCGGAGCTTCCGAAGGTCTTGGTCGATCGCCTGCGGCATTACTTCAGCGTCTACAAGGCGCTGACCCCCGACGAGGCGGGCCGCGTCAAGATCGACGCCGCCTACGGCCGCGAGCACGCCGAGCTGGTCGTCGAAGCGGCGATCGCGGACTACATCGAGGAGTTCGGGGAGTGA
- a CDS encoding Gfo/Idh/MocA family protein, producing the protein MPIHRRDFLSATAAVAGLTMTGVHAFGAASKKAADLRVAVVGVKGRGREHLRSLGKNAVGLCDVDSDVLERIGQEHQERNGVKAAKFADFREMLEKADIDAVSIATPNHTHCQIAIAAIEAGKDVYCEKPISHDVWEGRQLVAASRKHNRIVQCGTQSRSSKSLMDAVAWVNSGALGKIEYALGTCYKPRPPIGKLDQPLEIPESIDYDLWCGPREKRELYRPQLHYDWHWDFNTGNGDMGNQGIHQMDIARWFLGEDTLSPRVISIGGRLGYDDAGDTPNTQVCYFDYEKAPLIFETRGLPRSKEGQKRWGGSMDRYRGTGVGVIIQCEKGHVLVPNYTEATAYDLKGEQVKHWQGGADHHANWLKAIEANDRSLLNADIQEGHLSSSLCHVGGASHQCGEKVATADIANSIAGMPLLSASFDRMLGHLRANEVDVDGEPVLTQGPWLDIDTQTERFTNNGDAEKYFKCPMRKGHEVPDYDA; encoded by the coding sequence ATGCCAATCCATCGACGTGACTTTCTCTCCGCTACCGCCGCCGTCGCGGGCCTGACGATGACCGGCGTCCACGCCTTCGGCGCCGCCAGCAAGAAGGCGGCCGATCTCCGCGTCGCCGTTGTTGGCGTGAAGGGCCGCGGTCGTGAGCACCTACGGTCGCTCGGCAAGAACGCCGTCGGTCTCTGCGACGTGGACAGCGACGTGCTCGAGAGGATTGGGCAGGAGCACCAAGAGCGCAACGGCGTGAAGGCCGCTAAGTTCGCCGACTTCCGTGAGATGCTCGAGAAGGCCGACATCGACGCGGTGTCGATCGCCACGCCTAACCACACCCACTGCCAGATCGCGATCGCCGCGATCGAGGCGGGCAAGGACGTGTACTGCGAGAAGCCGATCTCGCACGACGTGTGGGAGGGCCGCCAACTCGTCGCCGCCTCGCGGAAGCACAACCGCATCGTGCAGTGCGGCACGCAGTCACGCTCTAGCAAGAGCCTGATGGACGCGGTCGCCTGGGTGAACAGCGGCGCCCTCGGCAAGATCGAGTACGCGCTGGGCACCTGCTACAAGCCGCGCCCGCCGATCGGCAAACTCGACCAGCCGCTCGAGATCCCCGAGTCGATCGACTACGACCTGTGGTGCGGTCCGCGCGAGAAGCGTGAGCTGTACCGGCCCCAGCTGCACTACGATTGGCACTGGGACTTCAACACCGGCAACGGCGACATGGGCAACCAGGGCATCCACCAGATGGACATCGCCCGCTGGTTCCTCGGTGAAGACACGCTGTCGCCACGTGTGATCAGCATCGGCGGCCGTCTCGGCTACGACGACGCCGGCGACACGCCCAACACGCAGGTCTGCTACTTCGACTACGAGAAGGCGCCGCTGATCTTCGAGACCCGCGGTCTGCCGCGTTCGAAGGAAGGCCAGAAGCGTTGGGGCGGTTCGATGGACCGGTACCGCGGGACGGGCGTCGGCGTGATCATCCAGTGCGAGAAGGGCCACGTGCTGGTGCCCAACTACACCGAGGCGACCGCCTACGACCTCAAGGGCGAACAGGTCAAGCACTGGCAGGGCGGCGCCGACCACCACGCCAACTGGCTGAAGGCGATCGAGGCGAACGACCGCTCGCTCCTCAACGCCGATATTCAAGAAGGCCACCTCTCTAGCTCGCTCTGCCACGTCGGCGGGGCGTCGCACCAGTGCGGCGAGAAGGTCGCCACCGCCGACATCGCTAATTCGATCGCCGGCATGCCGCTCTTGAGCGCGTCGTTCGACCGCATGCTCGGCCACCTGCGCGCTAACGAGGTCGATGTCGACGGCGAGCCGGTGCTGACGCAAGGCCCGTGGCTCGACATCGACACGCAGACCGAGCGCTTCACCAACAACGGCGACGCCGAGAAGTACTTCAAGTGCCCGATGCGTAAGGGCCACGAGGTGCCGGATTACGACGCCTGA
- the accB gene encoding acetyl-CoA carboxylase biotin carboxyl carrier protein, with the protein MAEDSKQDPTEAQDVFDVRRVRRLVALMNEHDLSEIDLRQGNQRVRLRRGADQPVFTATPAYAPAAAPAPAPQAAPAPAAAPSAPAAAPAGKTINSPMVGTFYLSSSPDAAPFIKIGDQVGPDTTICIIEAMKVFNEIPAETSGKITAVLVENGMPVEFGQPLFRIE; encoded by the coding sequence GTGGCTGAAGACAGCAAACAAGACCCCACCGAAGCCCAAGACGTCTTCGACGTCCGCCGTGTCCGTCGGCTCGTGGCTTTGATGAACGAACACGACCTTTCGGAGATCGATCTCCGCCAGGGCAACCAGCGGGTCCGCCTCCGCCGTGGGGCCGATCAGCCGGTCTTCACCGCGACGCCGGCCTATGCCCCCGCGGCGGCGCCTGCCCCGGCTCCTCAGGCGGCCCCTGCCCCAGCGGCGGCGCCCTCGGCCCCCGCGGCCGCTCCGGCTGGCAAGACGATCAATAGCCCGATGGTCGGCACGTTCTACCTGTCGTCGAGCCCCGACGCGGCGCCGTTCATCAAGATTGGCGACCAGGTCGGCCCCGACACCACGATCTGCATCATTGAAGCCATGAAAGTCTTCAACGAGATCCCCGCCGAGACGAGCGGCAAAATCACGGCGGTGCTGGTCGAGAACGGCATGCCGGTCGAATTCGGCCAGCCGCTCTTCCGTATCGAGTAA
- the accC gene encoding acetyl-CoA carboxylase biotin carboxylase subunit has product MYRRILIANRGEIALRVIRACKEMGIESVAVFSEGDRGSNYLSLADEAYCIGPARASESYLKIANVIAAAEVGNVEAIHPGFGFLSENAHFNEICRNCQIDFIGPSPEAMAKLGDKNTARELARQAGVPVVPGSAGCISEESEAVKFAHEVGFPVLIKATAGGGGRGMRVASNDLALKSALQQARAEAEAAFGNGDVYLEKYIEHPRHVEVQVLADKHGNAIHLWERDCSTQRRHQKLIEESPSPNINEETRQEMCEAAVRLIKAADYSNAATVEFIVDKDGNFYFIEVNARIQVEHPVTELVTGVDLIKAQIRIAAGEELWLKQEDIPRLGHAIECRINAEDPAKNFQPSPGKIERLVIPGGFGVRFDSHAHSGYVVPPYYDSMIGKLLVRQATRDEAIASMLRCLAELKVEGIKTTIPLHKEILSHTAFSEARIDTTFVERTFTAGG; this is encoded by the coding sequence ATGTACCGAAGGATCCTGATCGCGAACCGCGGCGAGATTGCCCTGCGGGTGATCCGCGCTTGCAAAGAGATGGGCATCGAGTCGGTCGCCGTCTTCAGCGAAGGGGACCGCGGCTCCAACTACTTGTCGCTGGCCGACGAGGCCTACTGCATCGGCCCGGCGAGGGCGTCGGAGAGCTACCTCAAGATCGCCAACGTCATCGCGGCGGCCGAGGTCGGCAACGTCGAGGCGATCCACCCGGGCTTCGGTTTTCTGTCCGAGAACGCCCACTTCAACGAGATCTGCCGCAACTGCCAGATTGACTTCATCGGCCCCTCGCCCGAGGCGATGGCAAAGCTCGGCGATAAGAACACAGCCCGCGAACTGGCCCGTCAGGCCGGCGTGCCGGTGGTGCCCGGTAGCGCGGGGTGCATCAGCGAAGAGTCCGAGGCGGTGAAGTTCGCCCACGAGGTCGGCTTCCCCGTGCTGATCAAGGCGACCGCCGGCGGCGGCGGCCGCGGCATGCGTGTCGCCTCGAACGACTTGGCGCTCAAGTCGGCGTTGCAACAAGCCCGCGCCGAGGCCGAGGCCGCGTTCGGCAACGGCGACGTCTACCTCGAGAAGTACATCGAGCACCCGCGCCACGTCGAGGTGCAAGTCCTCGCCGACAAGCACGGCAACGCCATCCACCTCTGGGAACGCGACTGCTCCACCCAGCGGCGGCACCAGAAGCTCATCGAAGAGTCGCCGAGCCCGAATATCAACGAAGAGACGCGGCAGGAGATGTGCGAGGCGGCGGTGCGCCTCATCAAGGCCGCCGATTACTCCAACGCGGCGACCGTCGAGTTCATCGTCGATAAGGACGGCAACTTCTACTTCATCGAAGTCAACGCCCGCATCCAGGTCGAGCACCCGGTCACCGAACTAGTCACCGGCGTCGACCTGATCAAGGCGCAGATCCGCATCGCCGCGGGCGAAGAACTGTGGCTCAAGCAGGAAGACATCCCGCGCTTGGGCCACGCGATCGAGTGCCGCATCAACGCCGAGGACCCCGCGAAGAACTTCCAGCCGTCGCCGGGCAAGATCGAGCGGCTGGTGATCCCCGGCGGCTTCGGCGTGCGGTTCGACTCGCACGCCCACTCGGGCTACGTCGTGCCGCCGTACTACGACTCGATGATCGGCAAGCTCCTGGTGCGCCAGGCAACCCGCGATGAGGCGATCGCCTCGATGCTCCGCTGCCTCGCCGAACTAAAGGTGGAAGGCATCAAAACGACGATCCCGCTCCACAAAGAGATCCTCAGCCACACCGCGTTCAGCGAGGCCCGGATCGACACGACGTTCGTCGAGCGGACGTTCACGGCGGGCGGCTGA
- a CDS encoding 6-phosphofructokinase, protein MAKSSLARPTKHDHQFKRVAILFAGGPAPAANAVISAAAVSFLRNGVEVVGVKHGYSSLIDYSADKPLVEGSDYVMIDHKLLSRTRSKRGIIIGTARANPGKMVSHPSHLEDPERSAPLKNVYEGLSSIGVDALISIGGDDTLKTANKFKLYQDRLPEGAKKIPVVHLPKTIDNDYSGIDFTFGYFTAVDFLAREVLNLLADAEANRNYFLVESMGRSAGWLAYGVAIAGEASLVISVEDISGKYRTTEEYTDPATGQTHSREVMNLDEVIRRIVLTMTTREREGKEYGVIVIAEGLAELLPFKHLEGVSRDDHGHIKVSDVSLYTLFAKLIEAEYKKQTDKKKQVKPVQLGYEARCTVPHAFDVMLGSQLGVGAYRALVEQKANGVMVSCQGQLQLRYVPFDELVDPETLVTVVRYIEQDSDFHKLTRFLETYVNEEELG, encoded by the coding sequence ATGGCCAAGAGCAGCCTCGCCCGTCCCACCAAGCACGACCACCAGTTCAAGCGGGTCGCCATCCTGTTCGCCGGTGGCCCGGCGCCGGCGGCGAACGCCGTGATCTCGGCCGCCGCCGTCTCGTTCCTCCGCAATGGCGTTGAGGTCGTCGGCGTCAAGCACGGCTACTCGAGCCTCATCGACTACTCGGCCGACAAGCCGCTCGTCGAGGGGAGCGACTACGTGATGATCGATCACAAGCTCCTCAGCCGCACCCGCAGCAAGCGGGGCATCATCATCGGCACCGCCCGCGCGAACCCCGGCAAGATGGTCTCGCACCCGTCGCACCTCGAGGACCCCGAGCGTTCGGCGCCGCTGAAGAACGTCTACGAGGGGCTCTCGTCGATCGGCGTCGACGCGCTGATCTCTATCGGCGGCGACGACACGCTCAAGACCGCCAACAAGTTCAAGCTCTACCAGGACCGCCTCCCCGAGGGGGCGAAGAAGATCCCGGTCGTCCACCTGCCGAAGACGATCGACAACGACTACTCGGGCATCGACTTCACGTTCGGCTACTTCACGGCGGTCGATTTCCTCGCCCGCGAAGTGCTGAACCTGCTGGCCGACGCCGAGGCGAACCGCAACTACTTCCTCGTCGAGTCGATGGGCCGCTCGGCCGGTTGGTTGGCGTACGGCGTGGCGATCGCGGGCGAGGCGAGCCTCGTCATCAGCGTCGAGGACATCAGCGGCAAGTACCGCACGACCGAAGAGTACACCGACCCTGCGACGGGCCAGACGCACTCGCGCGAGGTGATGAACCTCGATGAAGTGATCCGTCGCATCGTGCTGACGATGACGACGCGCGAACGCGAGGGCAAAGAGTACGGCGTCATCGTCATCGCCGAGGGCCTAGCCGAGCTGCTGCCATTCAAGCACCTCGAAGGCGTTTCGCGCGACGACCACGGCCACATCAAGGTGTCGGACGTCAGCCTCTACACGCTGTTCGCCAAGCTGATCGAGGCCGAGTACAAGAAGCAGACCGATAAGAAAAAGCAGGTGAAGCCGGTGCAGCTCGGCTACGAGGCCCGCTGCACGGTGCCGCACGCCTTCGACGTGATGCTCGGCAGCCAGCTCGGCGTCGGCGCCTACCGGGCGCTGGTGGAGCAGAAGGCCAACGGCGTGATGGTCTCCTGCCAGGGTCAGCTGCAACTCCGCTACGTGCCGTTCGACGAGCTCGTCGATCCCGAGACGCTCGTCACGGTCGTCCGCTACATCGAGCAGGACAGCGACTTCCACAAGCTGACGCGGTTCCTCGAGACCTACGTCAACGAAGAAGAGTTGGGCTGA
- a CDS encoding FAD-dependent oxidoreductase, giving the protein MKPSALALLFAFASVVSVAFAEETTLAAKAISAQVVVYGDTSGGVAAAVQAARMGKETVLVSPVGHLGGMTSSGLGWTDIGRSAILGGVAREFYHRVYLHYQDEAAWEWEARSDFNNVGQGAPALDDKTQLAMTFEPHVAEAVFDELLKDAGVQVVRGRIDLADGAVKDGRRLTALRLEGGGLIEGDVFIDASYEGDLLPAAGVSFRVGREANAEFNEMGNGNTGQRRTHQMPDGVDPYVVARDASSGLLPSVNATIGGPLGSADERLQSYCYRLTLTDVPANRITIAKPEGYREADYELLFRAIEAGHRWPFFTTSLMPNRKTDTNNNGGVSMDFIGGNYKLDEDGKTVWSWVTLDHAGRERVAAAHKKWQLGLLWTLQNHPRVPAEIRRRVAPWGLAADEYQDNDTWPYAIYVREGRRMASDFVMTEGHCRNQLPIDDPIGMGAYTLDSHNTQRCVVDGVVRNEGDVQLRLTDGPYKIAYRAITPRADECENLLVPWALSSTHIAFGSIRMEPVFMILGQSAATAASLAIDEVIPVQEVSYEALRERLLKDDQRLEVVAE; this is encoded by the coding sequence ATGAAGCCTTCTGCACTCGCTCTGCTGTTTGCTTTCGCTAGCGTCGTCTCTGTCGCCTTTGCCGAGGAGACGACACTTGCCGCTAAGGCCATTAGCGCCCAGGTCGTCGTTTACGGCGACACGTCCGGCGGCGTCGCCGCGGCGGTGCAGGCTGCACGGATGGGGAAGGAGACGGTGCTGGTCTCGCCCGTCGGCCATCTCGGCGGCATGACCAGCAGCGGGCTCGGCTGGACCGACATCGGTCGCTCGGCGATCCTCGGCGGCGTCGCGCGGGAGTTCTACCACCGCGTTTACCTCCACTACCAAGACGAGGCCGCTTGGGAGTGGGAAGCGCGCTCCGACTTCAACAACGTGGGCCAAGGGGCGCCGGCTCTCGATGACAAGACGCAGTTGGCGATGACCTTCGAGCCGCACGTCGCCGAAGCCGTCTTCGATGAGCTTTTGAAGGACGCTGGTGTTCAGGTTGTCCGCGGCCGCATCGACTTGGCGGACGGGGCGGTCAAAGACGGTCGGCGCCTCACGGCGTTACGGCTTGAGGGTGGAGGGCTCATCGAGGGCGACGTCTTCATCGACGCCTCTTACGAGGGCGACCTGCTCCCGGCGGCGGGCGTCTCGTTCCGCGTCGGCCGCGAGGCCAACGCCGAGTTCAACGAGATGGGCAACGGCAACACCGGCCAGCGGCGCACGCACCAGATGCCCGACGGCGTCGACCCCTACGTCGTCGCCCGCGACGCGTCGAGCGGCCTCTTGCCGAGCGTGAACGCCACGATCGGCGGGCCGCTCGGCTCGGCCGACGAGCGGCTGCAATCGTACTGCTACCGCCTGACGCTAACCGACGTCCCCGCCAACCGGATCACGATCGCCAAGCCCGAGGGCTACCGCGAAGCGGACTACGAGCTGCTGTTCCGCGCAATCGAGGCGGGCCACCGCTGGCCGTTCTTCACTACCAGCCTGATGCCCAATCGCAAGACCGACACCAACAACAACGGCGGCGTGTCGATGGACTTCATCGGCGGCAATTACAAGCTCGACGAGGACGGCAAGACGGTGTGGAGCTGGGTGACGCTCGACCACGCCGGACGCGAGCGCGTCGCCGCGGCGCACAAGAAATGGCAGCTTGGCTTGTTGTGGACGCTCCAGAATCACCCGCGCGTCCCCGCCGAGATTCGCCGGCGTGTCGCCCCGTGGGGCCTAGCGGCGGACGAGTACCAGGACAACGACACCTGGCCGTACGCGATCTATGTCCGCGAAGGTCGGCGGATGGCGTCGGACTTCGTCATGACCGAGGGACACTGCCGCAACCAGCTGCCGATCGACGACCCCATCGGCATGGGCGCCTACACGCTCGACTCGCACAACACGCAGCGTTGCGTCGTCGATGGCGTGGTCCGCAACGAGGGGGACGTGCAACTCCGTCTCACCGACGGCCCCTACAAGATCGCCTACCGCGCGATCACGCCGCGCGCCGACGAGTGCGAGAACCTGCTCGTCCCCTGGGCCTTGTCCTCGACGCACATCGCGTTCGGATCGATCCGCATGGAGCCGGTCTTCATGATCCTCGGTCAGTCGGCCGCCACGGCCGCGTCGCTGGCGATCGACGAAGTGATACCAGTCCAGGAGGTTTCGTATGAAGCGCTGCGAGAACGACTGTTGAAGGACGACCAGCGGCTTGAAGTCGTGGCGGAGTAA
- a CDS encoding type II toxin-antitoxin system VapC family toxin, translated as MKLLLDTHTLLWLVEGDAKLTERAADVVADSEAELFLSPASCWELGIKVGLGKIQLQEPLVDYLHDAVRLYELTVLPIGFAHVARVATLPHHHKDPFDRLLVAQALENGLTLLSGDKQLDAYGVARIW; from the coding sequence GTGAAGCTACTGCTCGACACCCACACGCTGCTCTGGCTTGTCGAGGGGGATGCAAAGCTCACGGAGCGTGCTGCCGATGTGGTTGCCGACTCCGAAGCCGAACTCTTTTTGAGTCCTGCGAGTTGTTGGGAGCTAGGGATCAAGGTCGGGCTGGGAAAGATCCAGCTCCAAGAGCCGCTCGTCGATTACCTGCACGACGCCGTCCGGCTATACGAATTGACCGTTCTGCCAATCGGGTTTGCTCACGTCGCCCGAGTCGCCACGCTGCCGCATCACCACAAAGACCCGTTCGACCGATTGTTGGTTGCTCAGGCTTTGGAGAATGGGCTGACTCTTTTGAGTGGCGACAAGCAACTCGACGCCTACGGCGTGGCGCGAATCTGGTGA
- the hisB gene encoding imidazoleglycerol-phosphate dehydratase HisB, whose protein sequence is MSRTASINRKTRETDIQLTLDLDGEGRIDLATSVGFLDHMLELLAKHACIDLTVNARGDLQVDQHHTVEDIGICLGMAVREALGDKSGIRRYGSMTLPMDETLVTAAIDLGGRYAFEWRLAIPTEKIGDFDSELVEHFWQSFAANAAANLHVVLHHGRNSHHIAEAAFKACGRAIRQAAEPDPRMKGAPSTKGVL, encoded by the coding sequence GTGTCGCGTACCGCTTCGATCAACCGCAAGACCCGCGAAACCGACATCCAGCTCACGCTGGACCTCGACGGCGAGGGCCGCATCGACCTGGCGACGAGCGTTGGCTTCCTCGACCACATGCTCGAGCTGCTGGCGAAGCACGCCTGCATCGACTTGACGGTTAACGCCAGGGGCGATCTCCAGGTCGACCAGCACCACACGGTCGAAGACATCGGCATCTGCCTTGGGATGGCCGTACGCGAGGCGCTGGGCGACAAGTCGGGCATCCGTCGTTATGGCTCGATGACGCTGCCGATGGACGAAACGCTCGTCACCGCGGCGATCGATCTCGGGGGGCGATACGCGTTCGAGTGGCGGCTGGCGATCCCGACGGAGAAGATCGGCGACTTCGACAGCGAGCTCGTCGAGCACTTCTGGCAGTCGTTCGCCGCCAATGCCGCCGCCAACCTGCACGTGGTGCTCCACCACGGCCGCAACAGCCACCACATCGCCGAAGCCGCCTTCAAGGCGTGCGGCCGGGCGATCCGCCAGGCGGCCGAGCCCGACCCGCGGATGAAGGGCGCCCCGAGCACCAAGGGCGTGCTATAA